Proteins encoded in a region of the Elaeis guineensis isolate ETL-2024a chromosome 7, EG11, whole genome shotgun sequence genome:
- the LOC105048006 gene encoding protein NDL2 isoform X3, producing the protein MGESSSSVSIDVERISFGGKCVYPGYPQEHHIQTSHGPVSVAVFGDLEKPALVTYPDVALNRLFFCPEASSLLLHNFCIYHISPPGHELGAAPISSDVPVLSVDQLADQVAETLDYFGLGSVMCLGVTAGAYILTHFATKYRERVLGLMLVSPLCKAPSWTEWFYNKVISNLLYFYGMCGLIKECLLQRYFSREVRGSSLVPESDIVQACRSLLDERQSTNVWRFLQSINVRHDLTESLKKLQCRTLIFVGENSPFHSEALHMATNLDRRYSALVEVQACGSVVTEEQPHAMLIPMEYFLMGYGLYRPCQMSCSPRSPLSPSCISPELLSPESMGVKLKPIKTRVSLQV; encoded by the exons ATGGGAGAATCGAGCAGTTCGGTGTCCATTGATGTGGAGAGGATTTCGTTCGGCGGAAAG TGTGTTTATCCTGGCTACCCTCAGGAACATCATATACAAACGAGTCATGGCCCAGTATCAGTTGCTGTATTTGGAGATCTTGAAAAGCCTGCACTAGTCACCTATCCAGATGTAGCTTTAAATC GATTATTTTTTTGTCCGGAGGCTTCTTCATTGCTGCTTCACAATTTCTGCATATACCATATAAGCCCTCCAGGACATGAG TTGGGAGCTGCTCCAATTTCATCAGATGTTCCGGTGCTCTCTGTTGATCAGTTAGCGGATCAGGTGGCAGAAACTCTTGATTACTTTGG GTTAGGTTCAGTGATGTGTTTGGGGGTCACGGCTGGTGCTTACATTCTTACCCATTTTGCT ACAAAATACAGGGAGCGTGTGCTTGGTTTGATGCTTGTCTCACCTCTGTGTAAGGCTCCCTCATGGACTGAGTGGTTCTATAACAAG GTTATATCGAATTTGCTATACTTTTATGGGATGTGTGGTTTGATCAAGGAATGCTTGCTTCAACGATACTTCAGCAGG GAAGTTCGTGGAAGTTCACTCGTTCCTGAATCTGATATCGTACAAGCCTGTAGAAGT TTGCTGGATGAGAGGCAGAGCACAAACGTGTGGAGATTTCTCCAGTCGATAAATGT GAGACATGACTTGACGGAATCATTGAAGAAACTGCAGTGCAGGACACTAATTTTTGTGGGTGAGAATTCTCCCTTCCATTCCGAGGCCCTCCACATGGCCACAAATCTGGACAGAAGATACAGCGCATTGGTCGAG GTGCAGGCGTGTGGGTCGGTTGTGACAGAAGAGCAGCCCCATGCCATGCTGATACCCATGGAGTACTTCCTTATGGGGTACGGTCTGTACAGGCCATGCCAGATGAGCTGCAGCCCACGGAGCCCACTCAGTCCGTCATGCATCTCTCCTGAGCTGCTTTCACCTGAGAGCATGGGAGTAAAGCTGAAGCCCATCAAGACAAGGGTCTCGCTACAAGTTTGA
- the LOC105048006 gene encoding protein NDL2 isoform X5 has product MGESSSSVSIDVERISFGGKEHHIQTSHGPVSVAVFGDLEKPALVTYPDVALNRLFFCPEASSLLLHNFCIYHISPPGHELGAAPISSDVPVLSVDQLADQVAETLDYFGLGSVMCLGVTAGAYILTHFATKYRERVLGLMLVSPLCKAPSWTEWFYNKVISNLLYFYGMCGLIKECLLQRYFSREVRGSSLVPESDIVQACRSLLDERQSTNVWRFLQSINVRHDLTESLKKLQCRTLIFVGENSPFHSEALHMATNLDRRYSALVEVQACGSVVTEEQPHAMLIPMEYFLMGYGLYRPCQMSCSPRSPLSPSCISPELLSPESMGVKLKPIKTRVSLQV; this is encoded by the exons ATGGGAGAATCGAGCAGTTCGGTGTCCATTGATGTGGAGAGGATTTCGTTCGGCGGAAAG GAACATCATATACAAACGAGTCATGGCCCAGTATCAGTTGCTGTATTTGGAGATCTTGAAAAGCCTGCACTAGTCACCTATCCAGATGTAGCTTTAAATC GATTATTTTTTTGTCCGGAGGCTTCTTCATTGCTGCTTCACAATTTCTGCATATACCATATAAGCCCTCCAGGACATGAG TTGGGAGCTGCTCCAATTTCATCAGATGTTCCGGTGCTCTCTGTTGATCAGTTAGCGGATCAGGTGGCAGAAACTCTTGATTACTTTGG GTTAGGTTCAGTGATGTGTTTGGGGGTCACGGCTGGTGCTTACATTCTTACCCATTTTGCT ACAAAATACAGGGAGCGTGTGCTTGGTTTGATGCTTGTCTCACCTCTGTGTAAGGCTCCCTCATGGACTGAGTGGTTCTATAACAAG GTTATATCGAATTTGCTATACTTTTATGGGATGTGTGGTTTGATCAAGGAATGCTTGCTTCAACGATACTTCAGCAGG GAAGTTCGTGGAAGTTCACTCGTTCCTGAATCTGATATCGTACAAGCCTGTAGAAGT TTGCTGGATGAGAGGCAGAGCACAAACGTGTGGAGATTTCTCCAGTCGATAAATGT GAGACATGACTTGACGGAATCATTGAAGAAACTGCAGTGCAGGACACTAATTTTTGTGGGTGAGAATTCTCCCTTCCATTCCGAGGCCCTCCACATGGCCACAAATCTGGACAGAAGATACAGCGCATTGGTCGAG GTGCAGGCGTGTGGGTCGGTTGTGACAGAAGAGCAGCCCCATGCCATGCTGATACCCATGGAGTACTTCCTTATGGGGTACGGTCTGTACAGGCCATGCCAGATGAGCTGCAGCCCACGGAGCCCACTCAGTCCGTCATGCATCTCTCCTGAGCTGCTTTCACCTGAGAGCATGGGAGTAAAGCTGAAGCCCATCAAGACAAGGGTCTCGCTACAAGTTTGA
- the LOC105048006 gene encoding protein NDL2 isoform X2 → MGESSSSVSIDVERISFGGKCVYPGYPQEHHIQTSHGPVSVAVFGDLEKPALVTYPDVALNHMSCFQGLFFCPEASSLLLHNFCIYHISPPGHELGAAPISSDVPVLSVDQLADQVAETLDYFGLGSVMCLGVTAGAYILTHFATKYRERVLGLMLVSPLCKAPSWTEWFYNKVISNLLYFYGMCGLIKECLLQRYFSREVRGSSLVPESDIVQACRSLLDERQSTNVWRFLQSINVRHDLTESLKKLQCRTLIFVGENSPFHSEALHMATNLDRRYSALVEVQACGSVVTEEQPHAMLIPMEYFLMGYGLYRPCQMSCSPRSPLSPSCISPELLSPESMGVKLKPIKTRVSLQV, encoded by the exons ATGGGAGAATCGAGCAGTTCGGTGTCCATTGATGTGGAGAGGATTTCGTTCGGCGGAAAG TGTGTTTATCCTGGCTACCCTCAGGAACATCATATACAAACGAGTCATGGCCCAGTATCAGTTGCTGTATTTGGAGATCTTGAAAAGCCTGCACTAGTCACCTATCCAGATGTAGCTTTAAATC ATATGTCCTGTTTTCAAGGATTATTTTTTTGTCCGGAGGCTTCTTCATTGCTGCTTCACAATTTCTGCATATACCATATAAGCCCTCCAGGACATGAG TTGGGAGCTGCTCCAATTTCATCAGATGTTCCGGTGCTCTCTGTTGATCAGTTAGCGGATCAGGTGGCAGAAACTCTTGATTACTTTGG GTTAGGTTCAGTGATGTGTTTGGGGGTCACGGCTGGTGCTTACATTCTTACCCATTTTGCT ACAAAATACAGGGAGCGTGTGCTTGGTTTGATGCTTGTCTCACCTCTGTGTAAGGCTCCCTCATGGACTGAGTGGTTCTATAACAAG GTTATATCGAATTTGCTATACTTTTATGGGATGTGTGGTTTGATCAAGGAATGCTTGCTTCAACGATACTTCAGCAGG GAAGTTCGTGGAAGTTCACTCGTTCCTGAATCTGATATCGTACAAGCCTGTAGAAGT TTGCTGGATGAGAGGCAGAGCACAAACGTGTGGAGATTTCTCCAGTCGATAAATGT GAGACATGACTTGACGGAATCATTGAAGAAACTGCAGTGCAGGACACTAATTTTTGTGGGTGAGAATTCTCCCTTCCATTCCGAGGCCCTCCACATGGCCACAAATCTGGACAGAAGATACAGCGCATTGGTCGAG GTGCAGGCGTGTGGGTCGGTTGTGACAGAAGAGCAGCCCCATGCCATGCTGATACCCATGGAGTACTTCCTTATGGGGTACGGTCTGTACAGGCCATGCCAGATGAGCTGCAGCCCACGGAGCCCACTCAGTCCGTCATGCATCTCTCCTGAGCTGCTTTCACCTGAGAGCATGGGAGTAAAGCTGAAGCCCATCAAGACAAGGGTCTCGCTACAAGTTTGA
- the LOC105048006 gene encoding protein NDL1 isoform X1: MGESSSSVSIDVERISFGGKEHHIQTSHGPVSVAVFGDLEKPALVTYPDVALNHMSCFQGLFFCPEASSLLLHNFCIYHISPPGHELGAAPISSDVPVLSVDQLADQVAETLDYFGLGSVMCLGVTAGAYILTHFATKYRERVLGLMLVSPLCKAPSWTEWFYNKVISNLLYFYGMCGLIKECLLQRYFSREVRGSSLVPESDIVQACRSVSTLYTITLGAFWEDYNFSFTIVFTYPLQLLDERQSTNVWRFLQSINVRHDLTESLKKLQCRTLIFVGENSPFHSEALHMATNLDRRYSALVEVQACGSVVTEEQPHAMLIPMEYFLMGYGLYRPCQMSCSPRSPLSPSCISPELLSPESMGVKLKPIKTRVSLQV; encoded by the exons ATGGGAGAATCGAGCAGTTCGGTGTCCATTGATGTGGAGAGGATTTCGTTCGGCGGAAAG GAACATCATATACAAACGAGTCATGGCCCAGTATCAGTTGCTGTATTTGGAGATCTTGAAAAGCCTGCACTAGTCACCTATCCAGATGTAGCTTTAAATC ATATGTCCTGTTTTCAAGGATTATTTTTTTGTCCGGAGGCTTCTTCATTGCTGCTTCACAATTTCTGCATATACCATATAAGCCCTCCAGGACATGAG TTGGGAGCTGCTCCAATTTCATCAGATGTTCCGGTGCTCTCTGTTGATCAGTTAGCGGATCAGGTGGCAGAAACTCTTGATTACTTTGG GTTAGGTTCAGTGATGTGTTTGGGGGTCACGGCTGGTGCTTACATTCTTACCCATTTTGCT ACAAAATACAGGGAGCGTGTGCTTGGTTTGATGCTTGTCTCACCTCTGTGTAAGGCTCCCTCATGGACTGAGTGGTTCTATAACAAG GTTATATCGAATTTGCTATACTTTTATGGGATGTGTGGTTTGATCAAGGAATGCTTGCTTCAACGATACTTCAGCAGG GAAGTTCGTGGAAGTTCACTCGTTCCTGAATCTGATATCGTACAAGCCTGTAGAAGTGTTAGTACTCTGTATACCATAACTCTGGGTGCTTTTTGGGaagattataatttttcttttacaaTCGTCTTTACTTATCCTCTGCAGTTGCTGGATGAGAGGCAGAGCACAAACGTGTGGAGATTTCTCCAGTCGATAAATGT GAGACATGACTTGACGGAATCATTGAAGAAACTGCAGTGCAGGACACTAATTTTTGTGGGTGAGAATTCTCCCTTCCATTCCGAGGCCCTCCACATGGCCACAAATCTGGACAGAAGATACAGCGCATTGGTCGAG GTGCAGGCGTGTGGGTCGGTTGTGACAGAAGAGCAGCCCCATGCCATGCTGATACCCATGGAGTACTTCCTTATGGGGTACGGTCTGTACAGGCCATGCCAGATGAGCTGCAGCCCACGGAGCCCACTCAGTCCGTCATGCATCTCTCCTGAGCTGCTTTCACCTGAGAGCATGGGAGTAAAGCTGAAGCCCATCAAGACAAGGGTCTCGCTACAAGTTTGA
- the LOC105048006 gene encoding protein NDL2 isoform X4, whose product MGESSSSVSIDVERISFGGKEHHIQTSHGPVSVAVFGDLEKPALVTYPDVALNHMSCFQGLFFCPEASSLLLHNFCIYHISPPGHELGAAPISSDVPVLSVDQLADQVAETLDYFGLGSVMCLGVTAGAYILTHFATKYRERVLGLMLVSPLCKAPSWTEWFYNKVISNLLYFYGMCGLIKECLLQRYFSREVRGSSLVPESDIVQACRSLLDERQSTNVWRFLQSINVRHDLTESLKKLQCRTLIFVGENSPFHSEALHMATNLDRRYSALVEVQACGSVVTEEQPHAMLIPMEYFLMGYGLYRPCQMSCSPRSPLSPSCISPELLSPESMGVKLKPIKTRVSLQV is encoded by the exons ATGGGAGAATCGAGCAGTTCGGTGTCCATTGATGTGGAGAGGATTTCGTTCGGCGGAAAG GAACATCATATACAAACGAGTCATGGCCCAGTATCAGTTGCTGTATTTGGAGATCTTGAAAAGCCTGCACTAGTCACCTATCCAGATGTAGCTTTAAATC ATATGTCCTGTTTTCAAGGATTATTTTTTTGTCCGGAGGCTTCTTCATTGCTGCTTCACAATTTCTGCATATACCATATAAGCCCTCCAGGACATGAG TTGGGAGCTGCTCCAATTTCATCAGATGTTCCGGTGCTCTCTGTTGATCAGTTAGCGGATCAGGTGGCAGAAACTCTTGATTACTTTGG GTTAGGTTCAGTGATGTGTTTGGGGGTCACGGCTGGTGCTTACATTCTTACCCATTTTGCT ACAAAATACAGGGAGCGTGTGCTTGGTTTGATGCTTGTCTCACCTCTGTGTAAGGCTCCCTCATGGACTGAGTGGTTCTATAACAAG GTTATATCGAATTTGCTATACTTTTATGGGATGTGTGGTTTGATCAAGGAATGCTTGCTTCAACGATACTTCAGCAGG GAAGTTCGTGGAAGTTCACTCGTTCCTGAATCTGATATCGTACAAGCCTGTAGAAGT TTGCTGGATGAGAGGCAGAGCACAAACGTGTGGAGATTTCTCCAGTCGATAAATGT GAGACATGACTTGACGGAATCATTGAAGAAACTGCAGTGCAGGACACTAATTTTTGTGGGTGAGAATTCTCCCTTCCATTCCGAGGCCCTCCACATGGCCACAAATCTGGACAGAAGATACAGCGCATTGGTCGAG GTGCAGGCGTGTGGGTCGGTTGTGACAGAAGAGCAGCCCCATGCCATGCTGATACCCATGGAGTACTTCCTTATGGGGTACGGTCTGTACAGGCCATGCCAGATGAGCTGCAGCCCACGGAGCCCACTCAGTCCGTCATGCATCTCTCCTGAGCTGCTTTCACCTGAGAGCATGGGAGTAAAGCTGAAGCCCATCAAGACAAGGGTCTCGCTACAAGTTTGA